TCTGTTTTTCTAATTTCTTTTTTCTCAAAATATTCAAGAGGATCAAAATCTTTAACTTCACCTGCTATCTGAACTGGAAATTCTGAAGCATCAAACTTTGTTATTTTTCCTATTCCAGATTTTCCGGCTGTTATGTTTTCCCAAAAAGTTTTTACATCACTTCCAACTGGAGAAACAACTCCAATACCTGTAATAACAACCCTTCTCATCCTCTTTACTCCTTGATTTTTAATTTATTTTGGAAGTTTATGACTTGAGTGAAATTATATAATAATTTGAGAAGTCTAACTAAAGGGGAGGATAATATGGTTATCCAAGTTCAACCTAAAGAGGTAGACTACGACTCCTTGGCTTTAAGAGTTTTCTTGAAAGCTTTAGAGATAATAGGGGGGCCAAGAAAGATTTTTGAGTATAGAAATCTTACCTGGATTCCAAGCCTCATGGAAGCTGCTTACGCTGTTGTCTTAAAAGAAGAAGCTTTTAAAACAGATGAAGAAATAGCTGAGTTTATAGGAATTACCAAACAAACGGTTAAAAATATGCTTTCAGCAGATCCAGATATTGTTCTGAAAAAACTTTCTGGAGAACTTGAAAGTAAAGAGATCAAAGTTCATACAGCTGGAGGTCTTGCAAAGCTCGCCTATAAAGAAGTAAAGGAAGGAAGAGACTTTGTTCCATTTGTAATTTCTTTGTGTGAAACCTACGTTTCTAAGCTCCTTGGTATTGCATGGCCAGTAGAGGTCCTAACAGCAATAAAGGGAATGGACTTTCCAATAGAAGAAGATAAGAAGGAAATGCTGAAGGAAAGACTATCTGGAATAAACGTCAAAGGTACTTCAGCCGTTTCACTTGTAGAGAAGATGGAATTTCCAATCAAAAACCCTGCAGATCTTCTCCACAAGTTGAAAGAAGCAGCTGAAAGAACATAGTTTCACGAGGAGCAAACATGCTAAGCAAAGCAGATGAGGCAAAACTAAGGGACTTTATAGTCTCTCAGCTAAACCTTCCAAGAACACTTGTTGATGGAAAAGAAGACTGGATAAAAGCCATACTTGACGCTAATGCAGCAACGGAAGAAGAACTCTTAGAACTTTTGTCAAAGTTTTTTAAGGTACCAGCTGTAGATCTTAGAAAAGTTCAAATTTCAAGTGATGTAATAAAGATTGTTCCAAGGGCTACTGCAGAAAAGTTCCTTTTGATTCCTTTTGGAAAGTCAGGACCTATCCTAAAAGTTGCAATGTCTGACCCTTCAGATATACAAACAAGAGAAAAAATTAGGTTTTCAACAGGACATAGAGTTCAACCTTACGTTGCTATTCCATTTAGGATAAAGGAAAAGTTACAGGAAGTTTATGGAGAAGCAGAAGAAGAAGTCTTTTCTTCCTTAAGCGAAGAACTTTTGAAAAAGGATCTAAGTAAAGAAATAGAAGCGGAAACCGTTCCTCACGAAGAAAACGTTGTATCTCTCGATAACATTAAAGCCTTAGCTACTCAGGCCCCAATAGTAAGGTTGGTAAACGCCATAATTGCAGAAGCTTTAAGAAGAGGAACAAGTGACATCCATATTGAGCCTTTTGAGAAGGAATTAAGAGTAAGATACAGAATAGATGGTATTTTACAAGTAGTTGGTAAATATCCTCCTGAAATAAAAGAGGCGGTAGCTGCAAGATTTAAAGTAATGAGCAACCTTGATATAGCTGAGAAGAGACTTCCACAAGACGGAAGAATGAGAGTCAAGTTCAAAGGTAGAGATATTGACTTTAGGGTTTCTACTGTTCCAACTGTTTTTGGAGAGAAGATCGTTTTAAGGGTTCTTGATAAAGGAAACTTGAGGCTTGACCTTACCCAACTTGGGCTTGAAGAGAGGGAATTTAACCTCCTTGTAAAAGCTATAAAATCTCCTTACGGAATGATACTCGTTACTGGACCAACAGGTTCTGGTAAGACGACAACCCTTTACTCTTCTCTTTTAACAATTAACACTCCTGAAGTTAACATAATGACAGCCGAAGACCCGGTTGAATATAACCTTTACGGGATAAACCAGGTTCAGGTAAGACACGACATAGGTTTGGATTTTGCGAGAGTTTTAAGAGCTTTCTTGCGTCAAGACCCAGATGTCATAATGGTTGGTGAGATCCGTGATAAAGAAACAGCAGAGATCGCCATAGAATCTGCTCTTACCGGACACTTGGTTATTTCTACCCTCCACACCAACGACGCTCCGAGTACCGTAACAAGACTAGTTGATATGGGCATAGAACACTTCTTGATTTCTTCTTCCTTGATTCTCGTCGTAGCACAAAGACTTGCAAGAAAAATATGTCCAAAGTGTAAAGAACCTTACCAGTATCCTCCGGAAGTCCTAAGAGAAGTTGGATTCTCGGAAGAGGAAATACTCAAGATACAAACATACAAGGGAAAAGGTTGTGATCACTGTGGAGGAAGTGGATACAAAGGAAGGGTTGCCCTTTACGAAGTTCTCGAGATGACCCCAAAACTTAGAGAAGCTGTGATAAAGGGTAAAAACACCGATGAGCTTAGAGAGATTGCAAGGGCAGAGGGAATGAGAACTTTAAGAGAGATAGGCTTGATAAAAATAGCCAAAGGTGTTACAACTCCTGAAGAAGTCCTAAGGGTAACAAGGGATACGTAATGAAAGAGATTTCTAAAAAGAAACTTCTGAGAATTTTTATAAGTTCAGAAGACAAATTTAAAGATAAACCCTTATGGGAATATATACTCCAGCTTGTTAAAGAAGAAGGTTTAGCGGGAGCTACAGTTTTAAAGGCTGTTGCAGGAATAGGAAGACACTCCGAACTTCATACTTTTAATATTTTTCGTCTTTCTCAGAACTTACCAGTAGTTGTGGAAATTATTGACGAAGAAAATAAAATAAGAAACTTCATAAAAACTTTAGATGGAATAATAGAAGAAGGACTCCTCGTTCTTGAAGATGTAGAAGTAATTGTTTATAAACACAGGAGTGAAAATGAGGATAGGAACGGTTGAACTTGGAAAAAAACCGAGAGTCATAGTTGCCTTAAACGAGGCTAACCTAAAGGAAAACTTAGAGAAAGCAAGAACTTTAAAAATTGATCTTGTAGAAGCAAGGATAGATCTTCTCTCTGAAATCTCTAAAGATTCAATAAAGAAGTTTTTAAACGCAGTTGCAGACTACGGCTTTTACACTGTTTCTACATTAAGACCAACTTGGGAAGGTGGAAAGTTTAAAGGTAGCGAAGAAGAAAGACTAAAGCTTTTTGAGACGATAGTTAAACATCCAGCTACAGGTGCAGTTGATATAGAACTGCGAGCAGAGATTTTGCCTAAAGTTAAAGAACTTGTTAAAAAAGAGAGGAAAGTTCTGATAATCTCTTACCACGATTTTGAGAAAACGCCAGAAAGTTCAGAAATAGAAGAAATTTTCAAGAAAGCAGTAGAAAAAGGTGCAGATATCGTAAAACTTGCTTTTACAGGAAAAACTAAAGAAGATGTAGCAAAGGTTTGCTGCACTCTCTCAAAGCTTAGCCATCCAAAAATCTTTATGGTAATGGGAGAAGAAGGAAAATTTACAAGAGTTATAGGTTTTTCTTTTGGTTCTCTACTTACCTACACATTTTTTGGTGAACCCGTTGCTCCAGGGCAGATAGAAGCAGAAAAGTTATTAAAATTAATAAACGAGTTTTATCCATCATCGGGACTAAGATGAGCGAGAACTCTTTTACTTTTGCAACTGCTATTTTGTACATCCTTTCAACTCTACATTACCTTCTTTTCCTTATTTTAGGAAAGGATAAACTTGCAACCGTTGGTCTCTACGCTGCACGAATAGGTTTCTTAACAAACTTAATAGCAATAATTTTTCTTTTAAAGTCGGAAAGCCATTCTCTATTTACAGAAAAAGGAGCTTTCTCCCTTTTTGGAATAGGTATAGTTTCCATCTTTCTTTACTTTGTTAGTAAGCACAAGCTTCCTTTATCCGGTGCCTTTTTAATGCCTTGGGCAGGTATTTCATTGGTCATAGCTTCAATATCCTCAGGAATTCCCAAAGATACCTTTCCTGTAGGAATTGTCGGAATTACTCACATAATATCTGCATTCTTAGGGTACAGTGCTTTCATCTTTTCAGCTGTAATTTCTCTAATCTACATCATATTTGAGAGAAACTTGAAAAAAAAGAAGTTTTCACTCTTTTACCACAAGACTCCTTCTTTAACTCTTCTTGAATCGATTGTTTACCACTCTTTAACGGTAGGTTTTACTTTTATAACCATATCCA
This sequence is a window from Desulfurobacteriaceae bacterium. Protein-coding genes within it:
- a CDS encoding beta-ketoacyl synthase N-terminal-like domain-containing protein, whose translation is MRRVVITGIGVVSPVGSDVKTFWENITAGKSGIGKITKFDASEFPVQIAGEVKDFDPLEYFEKKEIRKT
- a CDS encoding bacterio-opsin activator — protein: MVIQVQPKEVDYDSLALRVFLKALEIIGGPRKIFEYRNLTWIPSLMEAAYAVVLKEEAFKTDEEIAEFIGITKQTVKNMLSADPDIVLKKLSGELESKEIKVHTAGGLAKLAYKEVKEGRDFVPFVISLCETYVSKLLGIAWPVEVLTAIKGMDFPIEEDKKEMLKERLSGINVKGTSAVSLVEKMEFPIKNPADLLHKLKEAAERT
- the pilB gene encoding type IV-A pilus assembly ATPase PilB, whose protein sequence is MLSKADEAKLRDFIVSQLNLPRTLVDGKEDWIKAILDANAATEEELLELLSKFFKVPAVDLRKVQISSDVIKIVPRATAEKFLLIPFGKSGPILKVAMSDPSDIQTREKIRFSTGHRVQPYVAIPFRIKEKLQEVYGEAEEEVFSSLSEELLKKDLSKEIEAETVPHEENVVSLDNIKALATQAPIVRLVNAIIAEALRRGTSDIHIEPFEKELRVRYRIDGILQVVGKYPPEIKEAVAARFKVMSNLDIAEKRLPQDGRMRVKFKGRDIDFRVSTVPTVFGEKIVLRVLDKGNLRLDLTQLGLEEREFNLLVKAIKSPYGMILVTGPTGSGKTTTLYSSLLTINTPEVNIMTAEDPVEYNLYGINQVQVRHDIGLDFARVLRAFLRQDPDVIMVGEIRDKETAEIAIESALTGHLVISTLHTNDAPSTVTRLVDMGIEHFLISSSLILVVAQRLARKICPKCKEPYQYPPEVLREVGFSEEEILKIQTYKGKGCDHCGGSGYKGRVALYEVLEMTPKLREAVIKGKNTDELREIARAEGMRTLREIGLIKIAKGVTTPEEVLRVTRDT
- a CDS encoding DUF190 domain-containing protein, yielding MKEISKKKLLRIFISSEDKFKDKPLWEYILQLVKEEGLAGATVLKAVAGIGRHSELHTFNIFRLSQNLPVVVEIIDEENKIRNFIKTLDGIIEEGLLVLEDVEVIVYKHRSENEDRNG
- the aroD gene encoding type I 3-dehydroquinate dehydratase, with amino-acid sequence MRIGTVELGKKPRVIVALNEANLKENLEKARTLKIDLVEARIDLLSEISKDSIKKFLNAVADYGFYTVSTLRPTWEGGKFKGSEEERLKLFETIVKHPATGAVDIELRAEILPKVKELVKKERKVLIISYHDFEKTPESSEIEEIFKKAVEKGADIVKLAFTGKTKEDVAKVCCTLSKLSHPKIFMVMGEEGKFTRVIGFSFGSLLTYTFFGEPVAPGQIEAEKLLKLINEFYPSSGLR
- a CDS encoding cytochrome C biogenesis protein, producing MSENSFTFATAILYILSTLHYLLFLILGKDKLATVGLYAARIGFLTNLIAIIFLLKSESHSLFTEKGAFSLFGIGIVSIFLYFVSKHKLPLSGAFLMPWAGISLVIASISSGIPKDTFPVGIVGITHIISAFLGYSAFIFSAVISLIYIIFERNLKKKKFSLFYHKTPSLTLLESIVYHSLTVGFTFITIS